The following are encoded together in the Cohaesibacter gelatinilyticus genome:
- a CDS encoding TetR/AcrR family transcriptional regulator: MDQALQGAMEIFWAQGYGATNLPDLLKAMGLTRGSFYKAFVDKRSVYLAALDFYDQQVVSQSVSTLNQADDPDLTQTLMPLFGNDVESEQKSEAARRGCFICNAMVELAPTDAEVAQRTNAMADRLYRAIYGQISNHRPAMQDNAKEDKAQAVLHLYFGAQAMGKAGRQPHKWQSMLEDLLI; the protein is encoded by the coding sequence ATGGACCAAGCGCTGCAAGGCGCAATGGAGATTTTCTGGGCGCAAGGATATGGCGCCACCAATCTGCCAGACTTGCTCAAAGCCATGGGTTTGACCCGGGGTAGTTTCTATAAAGCATTTGTGGACAAGCGATCTGTCTATCTCGCTGCTCTGGATTTTTACGACCAGCAAGTCGTTAGCCAATCAGTCTCAACGCTGAACCAAGCCGATGATCCGGATCTCACTCAAACATTGATGCCACTCTTTGGAAACGATGTTGAGAGTGAACAGAAAAGCGAAGCTGCTCGCCGCGGCTGCTTTATCTGCAACGCCATGGTCGAACTGGCCCCAACAGACGCGGAAGTCGCTCAACGGACCAATGCCATGGCCGACCGTCTCTATCGCGCAATCTATGGGCAAATCTCCAATCATCGCCCTGCCATGCAAGATAATGCCAAGGAAGACAAAGCCCAAGCTGTACTACATCTTTATTTCGGAGCGCAAGCCATGGGCAAAGCAGGCAGACAACCCCATAAATGGCAAAGCATGCTGGAAGATCTTTTGATCTGA
- a CDS encoding Hsp20 family protein encodes MRHFDLSPLYRSTVGFDKLFSMLDTASGVEGSASSYPPYNIERLAENSYRITMAVAGFTEEDLSIEVKENALTVIGEKASEAEGEKDYLHRGIAARAFERRFQLADYMRVDSASMEHGLLHVDLTRELPEAKKPRQIEIKGSGSSKTLEGTTH; translated from the coding sequence ATTTGATAAACTCTTCTCCATGCTGGATACCGCTTCTGGTGTTGAGGGAAGTGCCTCGTCTTACCCTCCATACAATATCGAGCGTCTAGCGGAGAATTCCTATCGTATCACCATGGCCGTGGCCGGTTTTACCGAAGAAGATCTGAGCATTGAGGTGAAGGAAAATGCTCTGACCGTGATCGGTGAGAAGGCAAGTGAAGCTGAGGGTGAGAAAGATTACCTGCATCGTGGCATTGCCGCCCGTGCATTTGAGCGCCGCTTCCAATTGGCCGATTATATGCGCGTCGATAGTGCCAGTATGGAGCATGGTTTACTCCATGTTGATTTGACCCGCGAACTGCCCGAGGCAAAGAAACCACGGCAGATTGAAATCAAGGGGTCCGGTTCCAGTAAGACACTTGAAGGAACCACCCACTAA